A single window of Larimichthys crocea isolate SSNF chromosome XII, L_crocea_2.0, whole genome shotgun sequence DNA harbors:
- the abhd17aa gene encoding abhydrolase domain containing 17A, depalmitoylase a encodes MNGLSIRELCCLFCCPPCPSRIAAKLAFLPPEPTYALLPDPDPGTGAGTAPGSSSGAAVPSLGAPGLRSRLSAGSGGGGGGGGGGGGGGGGGGGGVGAGSGGGSSSSGSEGRWKLHLTERAEFQYSQRELDVTDVFLTRSSRGNRVGCMYIRCAPNARFTVLFSHGNAVDLGQMSSFYIGLGTRINCNIFSYDYSGYGVSTGKPSEKNLYADIDAAWHALRSRYGISPENIILYGQSIGTVPTVDLASRFECAAVVLHSPLTSGMRVAFPDTKKTYCFDAFPNIEKVSKIPSPVLIIHGTEDEVIDFSHGLALFERCPKAVEPLWVEGAGHNDIELYSQYLERLRRFINQDLAAQHA; translated from the exons ATGAACGGTCTGTCCATACGAGAGCTATGCTGCCTGTTCTGCTGCCCCCCTTGCCCCAGCCGCATTGCAGCCAAACTGGCTTTCCTGCCTCCAGAGCCCACCTACGCCCTTCTCCCTGACCCAGATCCAGGTACTGGAGCAGGAACTGCTCCTGGATCCAGCTCCGGGGCTGCCGTGCCTTCTCTTGGAGCCCCGGGACTGCGTTCCCGGCTCAGCGCTGGTA gtggtgggggtggaggtggaggaggaggaggaggaggaggtggtggtggtggaggaggaggtgttggtgCCGGCAGCGGTGgcggtagcagcagcagtggaagtgAAGGCAGGTGGAAGCTTCATCTGACAGAGAGAGCGGAGTTCCAGTATTCACAGAGAGAGCTGGATGTGACGGATGTATTCCTGACCAGATCCAGCCGAGGGAACAGGGTGGGATGCATGTACATCCGCTGTGCCCCCAATGCCAG GTTCACAGTGTTGTTTTCCCATGGCAATGCAGTAGACCTGGGCCAGATGAGCAGCTTCTACATCGGCTTAGGCACTCGCATCAATTGCAACATCTTTTCCTATGATTACTCAGGCTACGGTGTTAGCACTGGCAAGCCTTCTGAGAAGAACCTTTATGCTGACATTGATGCTGCCTGGCACGCCCTACGTTCCCG GTATGGCATCAGCCCTGAGAATATCATCCTGTACGGACAAAGCATCGGCACGGTGCCCACGGTGGACTTGGCATCACGGTTTGagtgtgctgctgtggtcctccactctcctctcacctctggCATGAGAGTGGCCTTCCCTGACACCAAGAAAACGTACTGCTTTGATGCCTTCCCCAA CATAGAGAAAGTGTCAAAGATCCCGTCTCCAGTACTCATCATTCACGGTACAGAGGACGAGGTGATCGACTTCTCTCATGGCCTCGCCCTGTTCGAGCGCTGTCCCAAGGCCGTAGAGCCCCTCTGGGTGGAGGGAGCCGGTCACAACGACATTGAGCTTTACAGTCAGTACCTGGAGAGGCTACGGCGCTTCATCAACCAGGACCTGGCTGCACAGCATGcctga